The proteins below come from a single Thermocrinis sp. genomic window:
- the nrdD gene encoding anaerobic ribonucleoside-triphosphate reductase, with amino-acid sequence MYSIPALSNILAGEAFKNFMLKEILTEEEARMHEEGWWYQHQLALLGPYCIGFSARDIAMNGLGSTSAVAPRSRLPKRLRTLLDQCANFIYLISQEVAGAVALNDLVTIAASYVWFEEKIKGRSYSQEDIYQAFQSFLYNVNLPFRGGNSPFTNVTLEFGKPAPSLKEEFVVIDGQPFPYKYGDIPSDYYHRTALGFLQAMWEGDADGRPWTFPLITVQITDDFDFEDSVFKQFLENLDKHGGAYFENFMSKPFVERGIEPRDPSMQRSFCCRFQVDIKEVLRVANVGSIW; translated from the coding sequence GTGTATTCTATACCTGCGCTTTCAAACATCCTTGCCGGCGAAGCCTTTAAAAACTTTATGCTCAAGGAAATCCTTACGGAGGAAGAGGCAAGGATGCACGAGGAAGGATGGTGGTATCAGCACCAGCTGGCATTGCTTGGTCCATACTGCATAGGGTTTTCTGCAAGGGACATAGCTATGAACGGGCTTGGTTCCACTTCAGCAGTAGCTCCAAGGTCAAGACTGCCAAAAAGGCTTAGAACACTTTTGGATCAATGCGCCAACTTTATCTATTTAATATCGCAGGAGGTAGCGGGTGCGGTGGCTTTGAACGACCTTGTAACTATAGCAGCATCTTACGTGTGGTTTGAAGAAAAAATAAAAGGAAGGTCATACTCGCAGGAGGATATATACCAAGCCTTTCAGAGCTTTCTTTATAACGTAAACCTTCCCTTCAGAGGGGGAAATAGTCCATTTACCAACGTTACTTTAGAGTTTGGAAAACCAGCGCCTTCTTTGAAGGAGGAGTTTGTAGTTATAGATGGGCAGCCCTTTCCTTACAAATACGGAGATATACCTTCGGACTACTATCACAGAACCGCATTAGGCTTTTTGCAAGCCATGTGGGAAGGGGATGCGGATGGAAGACCATGGACTTTTCCCCTGATAACCGTTCAGATCACTGATGACTTTGATTTTGAGGATTCGGTCTTTAAGCAGTTTCTGGAAAACTTAGACAAGCACGGAGGAGCATACTTTGAAAACTTTATGAGCAAACCTTTCGTAGAAAGAGGGATAGAGCCAAGGGATCCTTCTATGCAGAGAAGCTTTTGCTGTAGGTTTCAGG
- the recR gene encoding recombination mediator RecR — MFEDYFPKVIKEALEGLTKIPTYGERTSSRFVYNFLKLQKEEREKILSNLISLSEEIKTCSECGLISDMDPCRICSDPKRSKKFICVVEESQDAYAIERLERYTGVYHVLGGRIAPLEGISPQDLNIDKLIERVETYNVREVIIATNPNLEGEATANYLIKLLKRRFNRLKVSRISHGLQFGSLIELADDLSLEKSIEKRTIFP, encoded by the coding sequence ATGTTTGAAGATTACTTTCCTAAAGTAATAAAGGAAGCTTTAGAAGGGCTAACAAAGATTCCAACTTACGGGGAAAGAACGTCCTCAAGGTTTGTTTATAACTTCCTTAAGTTACAAAAAGAGGAGAGGGAAAAGATTTTAAGCAATTTGATTTCTTTGAGTGAAGAAATAAAAACTTGCTCTGAATGCGGATTAATCTCGGATATGGACCCTTGCAGAATATGCTCAGACCCTAAAAGAAGCAAGAAATTCATATGCGTGGTGGAAGAGTCGCAAGATGCATACGCTATAGAAAGACTGGAAAGATACACAGGAGTTTATCACGTGCTTGGTGGCAGGATCGCACCCTTGGAAGGTATATCCCCGCAGGATCTGAACATAGACAAGCTTATAGAAAGAGTAGAAACTTATAACGTTAGAGAAGTTATAATAGCTACCAATCCAAACTTAGAGGGCGAGGCAACAGCCAACTATCTTATAAAGCTTTTAAAAAGAAGGTTTAACAGGTTGAAGGTCAGCAGAATATCCCACGGATTGCAGTTTGGAAGTCTTATAGAGCTGGCAGATGATCTTTCTTTGGAAAAATCCATAGAAAAAAGGACTATCTTTCCATGA
- a CDS encoding ChaN family lipoprotein — MEKMLFRWSLVLMILSLTLFKISSSNSYRDASVIYLPEEHDSIQDHKFQEEVIRKLHREGYRIVIAMEMFQQPFQKYLDEYISGKISEEEMLEKTEYRKRWGFNQEYYAPIWRFAKERGIKIYAINISTELVRRIGAEGLEKVKDPMLPERIYEHTPQEKERLKSVLKNHPPVEEKRFYDVQLAWDNAMALKIVRILEQEKDSKVVVLLGKGHAFDLNSGVPRIVGLLREGTKQVIMER; from the coding sequence ATGGAGAAAATGCTATTCAGATGGAGTTTAGTTTTGATGATTCTTAGCCTGACTCTTTTTAAGATATCTTCATCCAATTCATACAGAGATGCGAGCGTGATATATCTACCAGAAGAACACGACAGTATTCAGGATCACAAATTCCAGGAGGAAGTTATAAGAAAGCTACATCGGGAAGGCTACAGAATAGTGATAGCCATGGAAATGTTTCAACAACCCTTTCAGAAATATTTGGACGAATATATCTCTGGAAAAATCTCGGAGGAGGAGATGTTGGAAAAAACAGAATACAGAAAAAGATGGGGCTTTAATCAAGAATATTACGCACCAATATGGCGATTTGCTAAAGAAAGGGGAATAAAAATATACGCAATAAACATATCCACGGAGCTTGTAAGAAGAATAGGAGCAGAGGGCTTAGAAAAGGTAAAAGATCCGATGCTTCCAGAAAGGATCTATGAGCACACTCCACAAGAGAAGGAAAGGCTAAAGTCCGTTTTAAAGAATCATCCACCTGTAGAAGAAAAAAGATTTTACGATGTGCAGTTAGCATGGGATAACGCAATGGCTTTGAAAATAGTGAGAATTTTAGAACAAGAGAAGGATAGCAAGGTTGTTGTTTTGCTGGGCAAAGGACATGCTTTTGATTTAAATTCAGGCGTGCCCAGGATAGTAGGGTTGCTAAGAGAAGGAACCAAGCAGGTTATCATGGAAAGATAG
- the rimI gene encoding ribosomal protein S18-alanine N-acetyltransferase, whose product MLLEVREMKEEDLPEVFRINKENFTTDAWSKEGFEREFKLPYSRKFVAEIDGKIVAYSIFWIIEEEAHLMTFSVDKDYWGRGIGKKFLREMLDRLKAEVKRVFLDVRKSNIRAIRLYQSLNFRIIGERKYYYSDGENAIQMEFSFDDS is encoded by the coding sequence ATGCTGTTGGAAGTTAGAGAAATGAAAGAAGAAGATTTGCCAGAAGTTTTTAGGATAAACAAAGAAAACTTTACCACAGATGCGTGGAGTAAGGAAGGGTTTGAAAGGGAGTTTAAACTTCCTTATTCCAGAAAATTTGTAGCGGAAATAGATGGGAAAATCGTAGCTTACTCAATCTTTTGGATCATAGAAGAAGAAGCACATCTAATGACTTTTAGCGTGGATAAAGATTATTGGGGTAGAGGAATAGGCAAGAAGTTTCTTAGGGAGATGCTGGACAGGTTAAAAGCGGAGGTTAAAAGGGTATTTCTGGACGTTAGAAAATCAAACATAAGAGCTATAAGACTTTATCAATCATTAAATTTTCGCATAATAGGTGAGAGGAAATATTATTATTCAGATGGAGAAAATGCTATTCAGATGGAGTTTAGTTTTGATGATTCTTAG
- a CDS encoding methyltransferase domain-containing protein: MHKFDPEKLKKLDDPERLKLFDPERVLKEFGLKPGMVVLDVGTGAGFYLPYISKLVQDQGKVYAIDISQEAVDYTKNKVKELGLKNVEILKSEENHIPLPDNTVDFVYMAFVFHELEDPVRFLKELERVSKPTGYLALIDWKKEERDKGPPPEEVYSEWEVGMILEEAGLRVGRVVEIGKYAYGFYAVFLKQNLL; the protein is encoded by the coding sequence ATGCATAAGTTTGATCCAGAAAAACTAAAAAAGCTTGATGATCCCGAAAGGCTTAAGCTCTTTGATCCAGAGAGAGTGCTAAAAGAGTTTGGCCTTAAGCCAGGCATGGTGGTACTTGATGTGGGAACGGGCGCGGGCTTTTACCTTCCTTATATTTCAAAGTTAGTCCAAGACCAAGGCAAAGTATACGCAATAGACATTAGCCAAGAGGCGGTAGATTATACAAAAAACAAGGTTAAAGAGCTCGGACTAAAAAACGTAGAGATCCTAAAATCCGAAGAAAATCACATACCTCTTCCGGACAATACGGTAGATTTTGTTTACATGGCTTTTGTATTCCATGAGCTTGAAGATCCTGTGAGATTCTTAAAAGAGCTTGAGCGTGTGAGTAAGCCTACGGGATATTTAGCGCTAATAGACTGGAAAAAAGAAGAGAGAGATAAGGGACCTCCACCCGAAGAAGTCTATTCTGAATGGGAGGTGGGTATGATTTTAGAAGAAGCTGGATTAAGGGTAGGTAGAGTGGTGGAAATAGGAAAGTATGCCTATGGTTTCTATGCTGTGTTTTTAAAACAAAATTTATTATGA
- a CDS encoding AI-2E family transporter → MEKEKFFKYFLLASTFGLLLVVFYMLLPFLTPILWALIFSFALYPINLKLKNYVRWKTVSALILTIFVLLVIVIPFGILGAIVLNQAIELLSRLLNIIQNHSYQEYFQELVNRLRLEEFVEQEDLRRILEYIELEEFKSIVGNLIRDLTQRLLQFSTGMLTSVGSFLFKSFVFLITLFFILRDGEKFAKFIERFIPMHREDVYEVFNTVYKTVLATAYGAVAVGIVQGILSAIGYAIAGIKYYPLLGLLTFFASFVPPFGAAAVWVPSTIYLFITQSFKGGIFLLLWGALVVSSVDNLIRPLVMKIGIDMPYIVLFFAIVGGLISFGFVGIFLGPIIFTAVFSLFLIYEKRILI, encoded by the coding sequence ATGGAAAAAGAGAAGTTCTTTAAATACTTTCTGCTGGCAAGCACTTTTGGACTTTTGCTGGTGGTCTTTTACATGCTTTTACCTTTTCTTACGCCAATCCTATGGGCTTTAATCTTTTCATTCGCCCTTTATCCTATAAACTTAAAACTTAAAAATTATGTCAGATGGAAAACGGTTTCAGCCCTGATCCTAACTATTTTTGTGCTTTTGGTCATAGTGATCCCTTTTGGTATTTTAGGTGCGATAGTGTTAAATCAGGCGATAGAACTGTTGAGTAGGCTTTTGAACATAATTCAAAACCACAGCTATCAAGAGTATTTTCAAGAGTTGGTAAATAGACTGAGGTTGGAAGAGTTTGTAGAACAAGAAGATCTTAGAAGAATTTTGGAATATATAGAATTAGAAGAATTTAAATCCATTGTTGGTAATCTGATAAGAGATCTAACTCAGAGATTGCTTCAATTTTCTACAGGCATGCTCACTTCCGTTGGTTCTTTTCTTTTTAAAAGCTTTGTCTTTTTAATTACTCTCTTTTTCATTCTCAGAGACGGAGAAAAATTTGCCAAGTTTATTGAAAGGTTTATTCCCATGCATAGGGAAGATGTGTATGAAGTGTTCAACACAGTTTATAAAACTGTTCTGGCTACAGCTTATGGAGCGGTGGCAGTGGGTATTGTACAGGGCATACTCTCTGCCATAGGTTATGCGATAGCAGGTATTAAGTATTATCCTTTGCTGGGTCTTTTGACCTTTTTTGCTTCCTTCGTTCCTCCTTTTGGTGCTGCAGCAGTTTGGGTGCCATCTACGATTTATCTTTTTATAACCCAAAGCTTTAAGGGCGGGATCTTTCTTTTACTCTGGGGGGCTCTGGTGGTTTCCTCAGTGGACAATCTAATCCGCCCTCTTGTAATGAAGATAGGAATAGATATGCCTTATATTGTTCTGTTTTTTGCCATAGTTGGCGGTCTTATATCCTTTGGTTTTGTAGGTATATTCTTGGGACCTATAATCTTCACTGCAGTTTTCAGTCTATTTTTGATATACGAAAAAAGAATACTAATATAA
- a CDS encoding biotin/lipoate A/B protein ligase family protein, which translates to MKAYKLGKVGNLLSTSLFHACARLDMFGLILVEPEDTYVSLGYFDNIQEILDLERIKSLGIPVIRREIGGGTVLLAPGQVFYQLVIPKGLAPFKVEEAYRHFSKPVLETYRKLGLEVEYKPINDIVVKSNQRKISGQGAGDIHKAFVFVGNILLRFNTELMAEVLKVPNKDFVKKVLDENLTWVEREKGKAPDFWEVADILEFEFKKLLPLETCQEIPEEALKLAEKLKEELTSEELLFEETGRKHRLIKIREGVFLRNKRMKVNGRELSISMIVEGQAIRFCKLNGLEFENLEKEVVGLNYDQESIKVVLERFNAGFLLPLFWD; encoded by the coding sequence ATGAAGGCATACAAGTTGGGGAAAGTTGGAAATTTATTATCCACTTCTTTGTTTCATGCATGTGCAAGGCTTGATATGTTTGGACTAATTTTGGTAGAACCAGAGGACACCTACGTTAGCCTTGGTTATTTTGACAACATTCAAGAAATTTTGGACTTAGAAAGGATAAAATCTTTGGGCATTCCCGTAATAAGAAGGGAAATAGGGGGCGGGACCGTGCTTTTGGCCCCCGGCCAAGTCTTTTATCAGCTTGTAATTCCCAAAGGTCTGGCACCTTTTAAGGTAGAAGAAGCTTACAGACATTTTTCTAAGCCGGTCCTGGAGACTTACAGAAAGTTAGGCTTGGAGGTAGAATACAAGCCTATCAACGACATAGTAGTAAAAAGTAACCAAAGAAAGATAAGTGGGCAAGGTGCGGGAGACATACACAAGGCTTTTGTCTTTGTTGGAAACATTCTCCTAAGGTTCAATACAGAGCTTATGGCAGAAGTTTTAAAAGTGCCAAACAAGGATTTTGTTAAAAAAGTATTGGATGAGAACTTAACTTGGGTGGAAAGGGAGAAAGGAAAAGCACCGGATTTTTGGGAGGTGGCAGACATTCTTGAATTTGAGTTTAAAAAACTTTTGCCTTTGGAAACCTGTCAGGAAATTCCAGAGGAAGCTCTAAAACTGGCAGAAAAGTTAAAAGAGGAGCTTACTTCAGAAGAGCTTTTGTTTGAGGAAACAGGAAGAAAGCATAGGCTGATAAAGATAAGAGAGGGGGTTTTCTTAAGAAACAAACGTATGAAAGTTAATGGGAGAGAGCTTAGCATTAGTATGATAGTGGAAGGTCAGGCGATAAGGTTTTGTAAGCTAAATGGATTGGAGTTTGAAAACCTTGAAAAAGAAGTTGTGGGTCTTAATTATGACCAAGAGTCTATAAAAGTTGTTCTTGAGAGGTTCAATGCTGGCTTTCTTTTGCCCCTTTTTTGGGATTAG
- a CDS encoding ATP-dependent Clp protease proteolytic subunit, whose product MEPSVLNPAYSIINLLLWFIFLFFFLIPILRRYALNKAREALIRALEERMQSRVITLIHRQESVGFFGIPLIRYISIEDSEQVLRAIRLTPPEMPIALIIHTPGGLALASTQIANALVKHKGPVRVIIPHYAMSGGTLIALAADEIVMDPNAVLGPVDPQLQGIPAASVIKVLEKKELKDIDDQTIIMADIAEKAIKQMVSYVKWLLTENGMDEEKAERIALELATGKYTHDFPLGVEKLRELGLNISTEVPEEVYQLMDLYPQPIGAQVPSVQYIPIPYRTRGNT is encoded by the coding sequence ATGGAACCAAGTGTATTAAATCCAGCTTATTCAATCATCAACCTTTTACTTTGGTTTATTTTTCTGTTTTTCTTTTTGATACCTATATTACGTAGGTATGCTTTAAACAAAGCGAGGGAAGCGCTTATAAGAGCGCTAGAAGAAAGAATGCAGAGCAGAGTAATAACTCTCATACACAGACAGGAGAGTGTAGGATTTTTTGGCATCCCCTTGATAAGGTATATAAGCATTGAGGATTCTGAACAAGTTTTGAGAGCCATCAGACTTACACCACCCGAAATGCCCATAGCCCTTATAATACACACACCAGGGGGTTTGGCTCTTGCCTCCACACAGATAGCCAATGCCTTAGTAAAACACAAAGGACCTGTTAGGGTAATAATCCCGCACTATGCTATGTCTGGTGGAACTCTCATAGCTCTTGCAGCCGATGAGATAGTGATGGATCCAAACGCAGTTTTAGGTCCAGTAGATCCCCAATTGCAAGGCATTCCGGCTGCGTCTGTAATCAAGGTCTTAGAGAAAAAGGAATTGAAAGACATAGACGATCAAACAATAATAATGGCGGATATAGCAGAAAAGGCTATAAAGCAGATGGTTAGCTATGTAAAGTGGCTTCTTACAGAAAACGGTATGGACGAAGAAAAGGCAGAAAGAATTGCTCTGGAGCTTGCTACGGGCAAATACACTCATGACTTTCCCTTGGGAGTGGAAAAGCTCAGAGAGCTTGGTTTGAACATTTCCACAGAGGTGCCAGAAGAGGTGTATCAGCTGATGGATCTATATCCTCAACCTATTGGTGCGCAGGTGCCCTCTGTTCAGTATATACCCATTCCTTACAGAACAAGAGGAAACACTTAA
- a CDS encoding OsmC family protein: MEEKRVSFRLSDREHTYVAQTSYGELLVGEVGFRRDEHPRVYTNIKIDVEVVGKDISPKAVEDAVKLSLEKYCSVNAMLKNYVNIEVQWKVLNSNS, encoded by the coding sequence ATGGAAGAAAAGAGAGTTTCTTTTAGGCTATCCGACAGAGAGCACACCTACGTAGCTCAAACCAGCTACGGGGAGCTTTTGGTGGGAGAGGTGGGTTTCAGAAGGGATGAGCACCCAAGAGTTTATACGAACATAAAGATAGATGTTGAAGTTGTAGGAAAGGACATAAGTCCAAAGGCGGTAGAAGATGCTGTGAAACTTTCCCTTGAGAAATATTGTAGTGTTAATGCTATGCTAAAAAACTATGTTAATATAGAAGTTCAATGGAAAGTTTTGAACTCAAACTCTTAG
- the kdsA gene encoding 3-deoxy-8-phosphooctulonate synthase, whose product MLIIAGPCVIENERVVFETAEHIKRLSEDFPEFGFYFKSSFDKANRSSVKSFRGPGLEEGLRILQRVKEEFGLKVTTDVHETWQVKPTAEVVDLIQVPAFLSRQTDLILECARSGKPVNVKKGQFMAPWDAKNIVEKLKVGGAVDFYITERGVSFGYNNLVVDFRSLVIMSQFTKVIFDATHSVQLPGGAGDRSSGQREFVIPLIKAAVAVGCDGIFMEVHPDPDKALSDGPNMLPLSSLRHVLETIRTIKNALSTLSFQPQAQPLLDKHH is encoded by the coding sequence ATGCTTATAATAGCTGGTCCCTGTGTGATAGAAAACGAAAGGGTGGTGTTTGAGACTGCAGAGCACATAAAAAGACTCTCCGAAGATTTTCCAGAGTTTGGCTTTTACTTTAAGTCATCCTTTGACAAAGCCAACAGGTCTTCTGTAAAGTCCTTCAGAGGTCCTGGGCTGGAGGAAGGACTAAGAATATTACAAAGAGTTAAAGAAGAGTTTGGATTGAAAGTCACCACGGACGTGCACGAAACCTGGCAAGTAAAACCTACCGCAGAAGTAGTAGATCTTATTCAGGTGCCTGCCTTTTTAAGCAGGCAAACGGACTTAATCTTGGAGTGTGCAAGAAGTGGTAAGCCCGTTAATGTGAAGAAGGGTCAGTTTATGGCACCTTGGGATGCAAAGAACATTGTGGAAAAACTCAAAGTTGGTGGAGCGGTAGATTTTTACATCACCGAAAGGGGTGTTTCCTTTGGATACAACAACTTGGTGGTGGATTTTAGGAGCTTAGTGATCATGTCTCAATTCACAAAGGTTATATTTGATGCTACACACAGCGTTCAGCTGCCGGGCGGTGCTGGTGATAGGTCCTCCGGTCAGAGGGAGTTCGTTATTCCACTCATAAAAGCGGCGGTGGCGGTTGGTTGCGATGGTATTTTTATGGAGGTGCATCCCGATCCAGACAAAGCCCTTTCCGACGGACCAAACATGCTACCACTGTCCAGCTTAAGGCATGTGCTTGAGACCATAAGGACCATAAAGAATGCCCTCTCTACCTTATCCTTTCAACCTCAGGCTCAACCTCTATTGGATAAACACCACTAA
- the purF gene encoding amidophosphoribosyltransferase, with amino-acid sequence MCGIFGIFGAQNAEKYAFYGIYALQHRGQESVGIAVSDFENIKLVKKAGLVLSAIKGEDLEGMSGSIAIAHVRYATAGRSGDFNAQPILKKTLIGEVAVAHNGNLTNFKSLKQELLQIGESFEYDSDTELFLSLIGKGKDAPEGITLHPEDREILPYIFYTLNKVNGAYSALFLLKDKLIAVRDPLGFRPLLMGRLKNAVLFASESCAFDILGADLWREVKPGELIVVDKKGIRSYIFSQSKKRAMCIFEFVYFSKPESFIFNDWVYQIRKKMGERLALEEEIEADVVVPVPDSGVVPAIGFSQKSGIPLELGLIRNHYVGRSFIEPTQELRDIKVLMKLNSNPSVLKDKRVIVIDDSLVRGTTSKKIVSMLRRAGAKEVHMRIASPPVIGPCYYGIDTPTKEELIATRFSVEEIAKFIGADSLRYLSLEGLRSCVEDYRNFCDACFSGVYPIEVEPEVERIR; translated from the coding sequence ATGTGCGGTATCTTTGGCATTTTTGGCGCGCAGAACGCTGAAAAATACGCCTTTTATGGCATATACGCTCTTCAACACAGAGGCCAGGAAAGCGTAGGTATAGCAGTTTCGGACTTTGAAAATATAAAACTCGTAAAAAAGGCAGGTTTAGTGCTGTCTGCCATAAAGGGAGAGGACCTTGAAGGTATGAGTGGTTCTATAGCCATAGCCCACGTGAGATACGCAACCGCCGGCAGGTCTGGAGATTTTAACGCCCAACCTATTTTAAAAAAAACGCTCATAGGAGAGGTGGCAGTTGCTCACAACGGAAACCTAACTAACTTCAAAAGTTTAAAGCAAGAGCTTTTGCAAATTGGAGAGAGTTTTGAATACGATTCGGACACTGAGCTTTTTCTTTCTTTGATAGGAAAGGGAAAGGATGCACCAGAGGGAATAACGCTTCACCCGGAAGATAGGGAAATACTGCCTTACATATTCTATACCTTGAATAAGGTTAATGGTGCTTACAGCGCTCTTTTTCTACTAAAAGATAAGCTCATTGCGGTTAGGGATCCCCTTGGTTTTAGACCGCTTCTTATGGGAAGGCTAAAAAACGCCGTGCTGTTTGCGTCTGAAAGCTGTGCCTTTGACATACTTGGTGCGGATCTTTGGAGGGAAGTAAAGCCTGGAGAGTTAATAGTGGTAGATAAAAAGGGTATAAGAAGCTATATTTTTTCACAGTCCAAGAAAAGGGCTATGTGTATCTTTGAATTCGTCTACTTTTCAAAGCCAGAGAGCTTTATCTTCAACGATTGGGTTTATCAAATAAGAAAGAAGATGGGGGAAAGGCTGGCTCTGGAAGAGGAAATTGAGGCAGACGTGGTGGTGCCCGTCCCAGACTCTGGTGTGGTGCCCGCAATAGGCTTTTCCCAAAAAAGCGGCATTCCCTTAGAGCTTGGGCTTATAAGAAATCACTACGTAGGAAGGAGCTTTATAGAGCCTACGCAGGAACTCAGAGACATAAAAGTGCTCATGAAGTTAAATTCCAATCCTTCGGTTCTGAAAGACAAGAGGGTGATAGTAATAGACGACTCCTTGGTCAGGGGCACCACTTCTAAGAAGATAGTTAGCATGCTTAGAAGGGCTGGTGCAAAGGAAGTTCATATGCGCATAGCATCGCCGCCAGTTATAGGTCCATGCTATTACGGTATAGACACACCAACAAAAGAGGAGCTGATAGCCACCAGATTTAGCGTGGAAGAAATAGCTAAGTTTATAGGTGCAGACTCTCTAAGATATCTCTCTCTTGAAGGTTTAAGAAGCTGTGTTGAAGATTACAGAAACTTTTGCGATGCTTGTTTTAGTGGTGTTTATCCAATAGAGGTTGAGCCTGAGGTTGAAAGGATAAGGTAG
- a CDS encoding menaquinone biosynthesis decarboxylase codes for MPYKDLREFLKRLEREGELARIKIEVSPILEITEITDRVCKMPKGGKALLFEKVKDYSIPVLTNMLGSEKRIKLALGYERLEDIGWKLYKLLRPEIPHTFLEKLKRLPELKKLNDALPKTVKDGPVREVIKKDNIDILEFPILQCWPEDGGRYITFGQVITKDPESGIRNVGLYRVQVLSPTELALHWQIHKDGNHHYWKAKRLGKRLEVAIAIGGDPVLSYVSSAPLPPEVDEYLFAGLIREEGVELVKGLTVDLEYPAHAEIVIEGYVDPQEPLVDEGPFGDHTGFYTPVDKYPKMHITAILHRKDPIYLATIVGKPPQEDKYIGWATERIFLPLIKFNLPEVVDYHLPAEGCFHNFCFVSIKKRYPGHAFKVAYALLGLGLMSLTKHVVVFDEHIDVHDFAQVLWAWGNNVDPIRDVQILKGPIDVLDHSTNEVGFGGKMIIDATSKWSSEGYTRVWPKEIEMSEEVKKKIDELWNKLGLN; via the coding sequence ATGCCTTATAAGGATCTGAGGGAATTTTTAAAAAGGCTTGAAAGGGAAGGAGAACTGGCAAGGATAAAGATTGAGGTTTCTCCCATACTTGAGATTACAGAAATAACGGATAGAGTTTGCAAGATGCCAAAAGGAGGGAAAGCTCTTCTTTTTGAGAAAGTCAAGGACTACTCTATTCCAGTGCTTACCAACATGCTCGGCTCTGAAAAAAGAATAAAGCTTGCCCTTGGTTATGAAAGGCTGGAAGACATAGGTTGGAAGCTATACAAACTCTTAAGGCCAGAAATTCCCCACACTTTTTTAGAAAAACTAAAACGCTTGCCTGAGCTTAAAAAGTTAAACGACGCTTTGCCCAAAACTGTAAAAGACGGTCCGGTCAGGGAGGTGATAAAAAAGGATAATATAGACATCTTAGAGTTTCCTATTCTTCAATGCTGGCCAGAAGACGGGGGAAGGTACATCACCTTTGGGCAGGTTATCACCAAGGACCCAGAAAGCGGCATAAGAAACGTAGGGCTTTACAGAGTGCAGGTCTTGTCTCCTACAGAGCTTGCTCTTCATTGGCAGATCCACAAGGATGGAAATCACCACTACTGGAAGGCAAAGAGATTGGGTAAGCGTCTTGAGGTAGCTATAGCCATAGGTGGAGATCCAGTGCTATCTTACGTGTCCTCTGCCCCACTTCCGCCAGAGGTGGATGAATACCTGTTTGCTGGTCTTATAAGAGAGGAAGGAGTGGAGCTCGTAAAGGGCTTAACCGTAGATTTAGAGTATCCAGCCCATGCGGAGATAGTCATTGAAGGATATGTAGATCCACAAGAACCCTTAGTAGATGAAGGTCCCTTTGGGGATCACACTGGCTTTTACACACCTGTGGATAAATACCCAAAAATGCACATAACCGCCATACTCCACAGAAAGGACCCAATATACCTGGCAACCATTGTGGGGAAACCACCCCAAGAGGACAAGTACATAGGCTGGGCCACAGAGAGAATATTCTTGCCTCTCATAAAGTTTAACCTGCCTGAGGTGGTAGATTATCATCTTCCAGCGGAAGGCTGTTTTCATAACTTCTGCTTTGTGTCCATAAAGAAGCGGTATCCTGGACATGCCTTCAAGGTAGCATACGCTCTACTTGGTTTGGGCTTGATGTCTTTAACCAAACACGTAGTTGTCTTTGACGAGCACATAGACGTTCATGACTTTGCGCAGGTCCTTTGGGCTTGGGGCAACAACGTAGACCCAATTAGAGACGTGCAGATCCTAAAGGGTCCCATAGATGTTTTAGATCACAGCACCAATGAGGTAGGCTTTGGTGGAAAGATGATCATAGATGCTACATCAAAGTGGTCAAGTGAAGGCTACACAAGAGTTTGGCCAAAAGAGATAGAGATGTCTGAAGAAGTAAAGAAAAAAATAGACGAGCTTTGGAATAAGCTTGGATTAAATTAA